The stretch of DNA GTACGCCGACCTTCCGACCCGCCCGGACAAGCCACGGACCACGTTGAACATCATCAATGCGGCGCTCGTCGGTGCGGTGACCGCAATGGCTCTCGCCGTCTACGGTGCCCGCACGAACCCCCGGTTGTCTTATTTGCCCGAAATCTCAACCATTGGTGGTGTTGCGATCCTGGGGCAGATGTCCATCGACAAGCAGATGTTCTCGGCGGGCCAGCGGTCAGCCGCTCGACAGACCGCGGCGGTCAAGATCAACACAGATCGGCTCGCCGAGCGGCTCCTGGCAACGGGCTGGGTCGATCAGGACGTTGAGGTCGTCTGTCGGGATCGCCGCCTCGGTGATTTGGTGGCTGACATGCTGAAACGATCGCTTACCGACAGGGCCCCTGTGTTGGCCACCGGCCGCACCGTGTCGACTTCGAAGGCGGCCGGGGTGGCCGGAGCTAACATGCGGGTAGGGGTCATGGCCGCCGCTACGCGATGGCAGGATGCGAAAACGTTCGTCGAAGAATTGCAGCAGCACGGTGAGCGCCACGCGCTGGTCATCGTGTATCAGCGGTAGCTAGAGCATGGATCAAATGGGACGGAGAATTGGCGTAGATGGGTGGTAAGAGGCCAAATGTGTTCGTTTCGCTGTTTGCGTGGCTACTGCCATCCTCGGCGTTAAAGACCTGGGTCTTGCGCCGGTTGGGCAACGAGATCGGCGAAAACGCGTTCCTCGGGCCAAATTTGGTATGGAATTGCGGAAACTTTTCGGTGGGTGACGACACCATCGTCGATCCCTTCAACCTGTTCAAAGGCCTGGCGCGCGTCGAGCTGGGCTCGCGAGTGCGCATCGGCCGCTATAACCAGTTCTCCGCGGTGCCGGCCTATCAGCAATTCAGCGACAAGGTCGGTTTGTTCATCATGCGTGATATCAGCCTGGTCACGAACAGGCACTACATCGACTGCTCGGGGCAAGTAATCATCGGTCACCACGCTGCCGTGGGGGGGATGCGCACCATCATTCAGAGCCACGAATTCGACCTCGCAGCGTCCGGTGCCACCATCGGCAAGGTCACCGTGGGGGAGTACGCGATGACGGGTGCCTGCTGTCTACTTCTCAAGGATTCGTTTGTGCCGCCGTACTCCGTTCTCGCCGCTGGCACCGTGATGTCGAGGCAGCGGGAAAACGGCGACGCCAGGCGCGGGCTTTACGGTGGAGTCCCGGCGAAATTCATCCGGGAGTTGCCTGACCTGGACTGGTACAGAGATGACGACGTGGTGAGGCCCGTGAAGCCGTTCGACGATGCTGCCTTTCGGCTGGACGGGTCATGAGTAGCGGACTTCGGATCATCTCGCTCATCGCGGTCCTCGTCTTGGGCGTTGCCGCCGCGTTGCTGGTGGTATTCCGAAACACCGACCTGCCGACCAAGCGCGCACCCTTCACGAACGTGACGTATACCTATGGCAACCCGCCGAGTTCCGACGGAGCCGGCTATGCCATGAATTTCAAGGACGCGGACCCCGCCGACCCGGTGGGAGCGGGCATCCGGGTCCTCACGGTCGGCGACGTGAGTGCCGGCCCCAAGCTGGCCGGCCAGGAAATGACACAGGGCGTCTCCCAATCGGACAGCGCCGCAACCTATTTCGAGAAACAATTCCCTCAGCCGGTCACCCGGATCGGGATCGACACCACGCTGCCTCCTGAAGCTGGCCAAAACGTCGTGGTGGCGATGATCATCGCCGACGGACCACTGCCAGCCGAATTCAGCGGAAAGTCGCCCCGGCCCAACGTCGGTGTGCACCTTGTGATTACACGTCAACAATGGGAACTGGGAGTGTGGCCGACCAACGGCCAACTGGAGGTCATTGCCGCTGGCGTGTTCGATACGAGACGGTTCTTTCAGCCACTGCGCTACGAGGTATACCGGGACGGGCCCACTGTTCGCATCGTCCAGCCCGACGGGAAGACGGCGCTGGTCTCCGACCAACGAATCGCGGAATACTCCGGGAATTGGGGGGTATGGGAGATATTCCAGCAGGGCAGGGGCACGCCCAGTCCGCTCATTCGCTCGTGGTGGGCGCAATGACAACAGAGGATAGCCAATGACCGTCGCGCTTCTTGTGACGTCCACGATCGCCATCGCGATCGCAATCTGGGACCCACGCCCGCTGCTCAAGGAAGCGGACACCCTGATCGTGATCTGGATCGTGGCGCTGGCCGCTTGGCCGTACATCGTCATTTATTGTGTGGCGCCATTCTTTTGGGCAGATGCTGCCGAGGCCGGCGTTTTGTCGCCGGCACTCCAATTCATTCCTGCCGCCGCGGTTTCTGCCATCGCATTGTTTTCGGCGCTCCGGGAAAAGCAGGTCGATATCAGCCTGCCCGCGGCGCTCGTCGGAGTCTCGATTGTATTTGCCGCTGTAGCTATCGGGGCATCTGGTTTCTCGAAGGTCATAAATTTCGGCCTGGCGGTTAGCCTTTATGCGGGAGTCATCTTGAAGTGGCGAAAGGTGACCCTGAGGTCCGTCGGCGTGGGTGCGCTAATAAGTTTGTCTTTGATGGCGCTGGCCACAACTATCGGAGCGGTCGCCAATAGCAGCGCGGTGGTGGCACCATGCCGCCAAGACAAGTGCGGACTGGTCAGTGAAGCGTTGACTTCGCCATTCGCTGGTAATGGGAACGTGTTGGGCATGGCGACGACATTGCTCGTGCCGTTTGCGTTCGCGGTGTTGCCGGCCTGGCGTTCGCTCATCGTCGTGGCGGGAGTGGGAGGCCTGCAGTTCTTGGCAGGCAGCCGGACAGCGATGTTCGCCTTGGCGGTCGGCGTCGCGGGATTGGTGGTCATCTCACTTTGCCGAACCATACGGGCGCGTCTGGTTGCCGCCACACTTGCGCTAGTCGTCGGCTTCGCGGCGTCATTG from Mycobacterium sp. JS623 encodes:
- a CDS encoding YveK family protein, translating into MLLHNLEAVAVALILGALVGLIYSLIQPPSYSATARVMVIAQRGGGTFDELATSYLTQRRVENYRTLLTSVSLLDRAITSHGLPASSKELADNLTVGSPKDTSLIEITVSAPSPALAADFASAIAQEFSAASAQLEGKAPIHSKLVAYADLPTRPDKPRTTLNIINAALVGAVTAMALAVYGARTNPRLSYLPEISTIGGVAILGQMSIDKQMFSAGQRSAARQTAAVKINTDRLAERLLATGWVDQDVEVVCRDRRLGDLVADMLKRSLTDRAPVLATGRTVSTSKAAGVAGANMRVGVMAAATRWQDAKTFVEELQQHGERHALVIVYQR
- a CDS encoding O-antigen ligase family protein, which encodes MTVALLVTSTIAIAIAIWDPRPLLKEADTLIVIWIVALAAWPYIVIYCVAPFFWADAAEAGVLSPALQFIPAAAVSAIALFSALREKQVDISLPAALVGVSIVFAAVAIGASGFSKVINFGLAVSLYAGVILKWRKVTLRSVGVGALISLSLMALATTIGAVANSSAVVAPCRQDKCGLVSEALTSPFAGNGNVLGMATTLLVPFAFAVLPAWRSLIVVAGVGGLQFLAGSRTAMFALAVGVAGLVVISLCRTIRARLVAATLALVVGFAASLRFMFVNYSGSTDSYRGYLWDMATEAIRRAPVFGHGPGYWWQLNDSALFQANYSPHNGWLDLLTAVGAWGVIVIVAGIIVQLLTTARTALPWLIAYYATVLSVGMLESPYVPYYYGILPFTAIMPLMIYEPRESMDPELDENLSIVPSIPVGEKVENKDPSTAAI
- a CDS encoding acyltransferase, translated to MGGKRPNVFVSLFAWLLPSSALKTWVLRRLGNEIGENAFLGPNLVWNCGNFSVGDDTIVDPFNLFKGLARVELGSRVRIGRYNQFSAVPAYQQFSDKVGLFIMRDISLVTNRHYIDCSGQVIIGHHAAVGGMRTIIQSHEFDLAASGATIGKVTVGEYAMTGACCLLLKDSFVPPYSVLAAGTVMSRQRENGDARRGLYGGVPAKFIRELPDLDWYRDDDVVRPVKPFDDAAFRLDGS